A genomic segment from Spongiibacter sp. IMCC21906 encodes:
- the glnD gene encoding [protein-PII] uridylyltransferase codes for MPQLDREKLDQNASSTLSHYKNFLHALQKELEEGFHDGVPVRDLVALRSNKIDELLQDLWSRFEWDNDIALIAVGGYGRGELHPYSDIDILILTQGDTDKYRDNIERLITQLWDLNLNIGHSARSIAQCQQAAIDDITIATNLMESRTLSGNSALHEELMGLAGPETIWPSADFFRAKWDEQIQRHRKYANTEYNLEPNIKSSPGGLRDIQMIGWVVKRHFGAQSIGELYERQFLSLEELSLIKDGQDFLWRLRFALHLVAGREEDRLLFDHQRTLATMFGFEDSDGKLAVERFMQEYYRWAMNLGVINDVLMQHFDETILRACEAETLIELNTRFRVRNGHIEVANDKVFAKSPSALMEIFVLMASNPSIDGARASTIRLILKSQYLINDRFRADPRTKRLFMELLRSPQRVALQLRRMRRWGVLGEFIPEFGQIMGQMQHDLFHIYSVDAHTMVLIKNISRFRYPDMVETFPMAHRIMQRLAKPELLFLAGLFHDIAKGRGGDHSTLGAVDARHFCENLGLNKRDSNLVAWLVEKHLEMSSVSQRKDIQDPEVIRDFALMVGEQSRLDYLFCLTVADINATNPTLWTSWRASLMRQLYAETRRALRRGLENPIDKQEWIAETQLGAIEKLEDYGFTDTETKQLWANTGEDYFIREQIDDIVWHTRAIAERTRADASLVLVKEGGLQDHEGATQIFVHTKGRPGLFAQLAAAMEQLDLSIQDARIYNSGSGYTLDTFYVLDANGESLGDNNDRIEQIIQFLQERLEHPERFPEANSRRTPRQMRLFSTPTRTSMATDLNKGHTVLEVITPDRPGLLAKIARIFNQYDLRLQNAKIATLGERVEDVFFITNSEQKPVEDPVLCREIQDSICKELDQQVSKQNESTAPGPSGLSI; via the coding sequence ATGCCCCAGCTAGACCGCGAGAAACTCGATCAAAATGCGAGCAGCACTTTGTCGCACTATAAAAACTTTCTCCACGCCCTGCAGAAGGAGCTCGAAGAAGGCTTTCATGATGGCGTGCCGGTGCGAGACCTGGTCGCGCTGCGCTCCAATAAGATTGACGAGTTACTACAAGACCTCTGGAGCCGTTTTGAATGGGATAACGACATAGCACTCATCGCCGTTGGCGGCTATGGTCGAGGTGAACTGCACCCCTACTCCGACATCGATATTTTGATACTGACCCAAGGTGATACTGACAAGTACCGCGACAATATCGAGCGGCTTATCACCCAATTATGGGACTTAAACCTGAATATCGGCCACAGCGCCCGCAGCATTGCCCAATGTCAGCAAGCCGCCATTGACGACATCACCATCGCCACCAACTTAATGGAGTCCCGCACCCTCAGCGGAAACAGCGCCCTTCACGAAGAATTAATGGGGTTGGCAGGCCCCGAGACTATCTGGCCCAGCGCTGATTTTTTCCGGGCGAAATGGGACGAGCAAATTCAACGCCACCGCAAATACGCTAACACCGAATACAACCTTGAACCCAATATAAAAAGCTCTCCCGGCGGTCTTAGGGACATACAGATGATTGGCTGGGTGGTAAAACGTCACTTCGGCGCCCAGTCAATTGGCGAACTTTACGAGCGTCAGTTCCTCAGTTTGGAAGAGCTCTCACTAATCAAAGATGGGCAGGACTTTCTCTGGCGTCTGCGCTTTGCCCTGCACTTAGTCGCCGGTCGGGAAGAAGATCGCCTCCTGTTTGATCACCAGCGCACGCTGGCCACCATGTTCGGTTTTGAAGACAGCGATGGCAAACTCGCTGTTGAGCGGTTTATGCAGGAGTATTATCGCTGGGCGATGAATCTTGGTGTCATCAACGATGTACTGATGCAACACTTTGATGAAACCATACTAAGAGCCTGTGAAGCTGAAACCCTGATCGAACTCAACACCCGGTTTCGAGTGAGAAACGGTCATATCGAAGTCGCCAACGACAAAGTGTTTGCCAAAAGCCCTTCCGCATTAATGGAAATTTTTGTGCTGATGGCCAGCAACCCTTCCATTGACGGCGCCCGGGCCAGCACCATCCGGCTCATTCTGAAATCTCAATATTTAATCAATGACCGGTTTCGTGCCGACCCCCGCACCAAGCGTTTATTTATGGAGTTGCTACGGTCACCGCAACGGGTTGCACTGCAATTACGGCGAATGCGCCGCTGGGGTGTGTTGGGCGAATTCATTCCAGAATTTGGTCAAATTATGGGGCAGATGCAGCACGACCTGTTTCATATTTACTCCGTCGACGCCCACACCATGGTGCTGATCAAAAATATCAGCCGCTTCCGCTACCCGGATATGGTCGAAACCTTTCCGATGGCGCACCGCATTATGCAGCGTCTGGCAAAGCCGGAATTACTATTTCTGGCCGGCCTGTTTCACGATATCGCCAAAGGCCGAGGGGGTGATCACTCCACCCTCGGCGCCGTCGATGCACGGCACTTCTGCGAAAACCTGGGGCTCAATAAGCGCGACAGTAACCTGGTTGCGTGGCTGGTGGAAAAACACCTGGAAATGTCCTCTGTTTCTCAGCGCAAGGATATTCAAGACCCCGAAGTTATCCGCGATTTTGCCCTAATGGTAGGCGAGCAGTCCCGGCTGGACTACCTGTTTTGCCTGACCGTGGCCGATATCAACGCGACCAACCCCACGCTGTGGACCTCTTGGCGAGCATCATTAATGCGCCAGCTTTACGCCGAGACCCGCCGGGCGCTGCGCCGGGGCCTTGAAAACCCCATCGACAAACAAGAGTGGATTGCCGAAACCCAGCTTGGCGCCATCGAAAAACTGGAAGATTACGGATTTACCGACACCGAGACTAAACAACTCTGGGCAAATACCGGCGAAGACTATTTTATCCGCGAACAGATCGACGATATTGTCTGGCACACTCGGGCTATTGCCGAGCGGACTCGGGCAGACGCCTCCTTGGTACTGGTAAAAGAAGGGGGCCTGCAAGACCACGAAGGCGCGACCCAGATCTTTGTTCACACCAAGGGTCGCCCCGGCCTCTTTGCTCAGCTTGCAGCGGCTATGGAGCAGCTCGACCTGAGTATTCAAGATGCCCGTATATACAACAGCGGTTCTGGTTACACCTTAGATACATTTTACGTACTCGATGCCAATGGCGAGTCTCTGGGCGACAACAACGACCGCATTGAACAGATCATTCAGTTCCTGCAGGAGCGCCTCGAACACCCAGAACGCTTCCCGGAAGCCAATAGCCGCCGAACTCCTCGGCAAATGCGCCTGTTTAGCACTCCAACTCGCACCAGCATGGCGACGGATCTGAACAAAGGCCATACCGTTCTGGAAGTCATCACCCCGGACCGCCCCGGACTGTTGGCTAAAATTGCCCGAATTTTCAACCAATACGATTTGCGTCTACAAAACGCCAAAATTGCCACCTTGGGCGAGCGAGTAGAAGACGTTTTCTTTATTACCAACAGCGAGCAGAAGCCCGTGGAAGACCCAGTGTTATGCCGGGAAATTCAAGACAGCATCTGCAAGGAGCTGGACCAGCAAGTGAGTAAACAGAATGAATCCACGGCTCCAGGCCCTTCAGGCCTATCCATTTGA